The Paenibacillus thermoaerophilus nucleotide sequence TTCTGGACCGGGAGCTGACGGTTCCGCTGATCTCGTTCGCCGGCGCTCCGTTTACGATCGCCAGCTACCTGATCGAAGGCCGGCCGTCCAAAAACTATTTGCGGACGAAAGCGATGATGTACGGCGATCCGCAAACCTGGCATCTGCTGATGGACAAACTGGGCGACATGGCGATCGCTTACATGCGGGCGCATATCGCTAACGGAGCCAAAGCCGTGCAATTGTTCGACAGTTGGGTCGGCGCGCTTACGCCTGCCGATTTCCGCGAATACGTGCTGCCGGTCGTCACTCGTATTTTTGCCGAACTGAGAGATTTGCCGCAGCCGAAAATCTACTTCCCGGGTGTTGCCTCGGGCGAACTGCTGCCGGAGTTGCGCGAGCTCGACTGCGACGTGATCGGCCTCGACTGGCGGGTGACGCTGACGGAGGGCCGCAGGCGAACCGGCGGCCGTTACGCGGTTCAGGGCAACCTCGATCCGACGGTGCTGACGGCTCCGATGCCGGTTATCGAGCGGTATGCCCGGCAGATTATCGACGAGGGCATCGCGGAGCCGGGCTTCGTGTTTAATCTGGGCCACGGGTTGTTCCCGGAGGCCTCGTTGGAGAAGCTTAAGGAGCTGACGTCGTACATTCACGAATATTCCCGCAAGGCCATCGCGAACGGCGCGGCCGCAGGAGGTGGGAACGCATGAGCAAGGAAACGATAGGCGTATTGGTGATGTCTTACGGCACGCCGGAGAGCCTGGAGCAGATCGAACCGTATTATACGCACATCCGCCGGGGCCGCAAGCCTTCTCCGGAACAACTGGCGGAGCTGACCGCCCGCTACGAGGCGATCGTCGGCGGCGTATTCCCGCTCCGGGAGAATACGAACCGGCAGGTGGCCGACCTGGAGGCGACGCTGAACAGGGAGCATCCGGAATTTTCTTTTAAATGTTATCAGGGCATGAAGCACGCCTACCCATTTGTCGAGGACGGCGTCAAGGCGATGGCCGCCGACGGCGTGAAGCGGGCGATCGGCATCGTGCTGGCCCCGCATTACTCCGTCATGAGCGTAGGGAGCTACGTCAAGCGGGCGCAAGGCTCGGCGGAAGAAGCGGGCGTTCGGCTCGACTGCGTGGAGAGCTACCATCTGAATCCGAAGTTGATTCGGGCGCTGTCGGAACGCGTGACCGCTTCGCTGGAAGCGTTCGGTTCGGGGGCGAAGGATGACGTGCGGGTTTTGTTTACGGCGCACAGCTTGCCGGAACGGATTCTGCAGATGAACGATCCGTACGTGGATCAACTGATGGAGACCTCGCGGGCGGTAGCCGAATCGGCGGACGTCAAGCATTGGCAGTTTAGCTGGCAGAGCGCGGGAGCGACCAACGAGCCTTGGCTGGGGCCGGACCTGCTGGACACGATGCGCATGCTGGCGGCGGAAGGCGTCAAGCGGCTGTTGGTATGCCCGGTCGGCTTCGTCTCGGATCATCTGGAGGTGCTGTACGATCTGGATATCGAGGCGGCCGGACTTGCCGCCGAGCTTGGGCTTGAGTTCGCGAGAACCGCTTCGCTCAATACGGACCCGTTGTATATGCAAGCGTTAAGCGACGAAGTGTACGCAAAGCTGACGATGGGGTGATCGACATGACTCGGGGAAATGGGACTGGCGTTCTGCGGGCCGTCGTGGTCGGCGGGGGTCTGACAGGTTTGAGCGGCGCTTATTATCTGAAAAAAGAATGCGAGCGGCTGGGCGTGCCGCTGCGGCTGACGGTTGTTGACGCGGCCCGCTCGCCCGGCGGCAAAATCGATACGCTGCGCAAGGACGGCTTCGTCATTGAACGCGGACCCGATTCATTCCTGGCCCGCAAGCTGCCGATGTGGGAGCTGGCGAAAAACCTCGGGCTGGAGGACGAGCTGACCGGCACGAACCCGGAGGCGAAAAAAACGTACATCCTCAAGGGCGGGCAGCTCCACCCGATGCCCCCGGGACTCGTGCTCGGCATTCCGACGGACTGGGCGTCGTTCCTGAAAAGCGGACTCGTGTCCGAGGCGGGCAAGCTGACGGCGTCGCTGGACTTCGTTACGCCGGCCCGTCCGTCCGCTGCCGAGCCCGGCCGGCCGGAGGCGGACGACGAATCGCTCGGCGACTTCCTCACGCGCCGGCTCGGCCGCGAAGTGCTCGAGCATATCGCGGAGCCGCTGCTGGCCGGGATCTACGCGGGAGATACGTTCGAGCTGAGCCTGCAGTCGACGTTTCCCCAGTTCCGGCAGGCGGAGCTGGAGCACGGCAGTCTCATCCGGGGCATGGCGGCTTCCCTGCGGGCGCAGGCGGCCCCGTCGCCGCTGCCCGAACGGCTGCGCGGCACAATGTTCCTGACGTTCCGCCGCGGCCTGGGCTCGCTGGTCGAAGCGCTGGAGCGCGAATTGGCGGGCAGTCTGACGACGGGCGTTCGCGTGGACGCGATCGGCAAGGCGCGGGCCGAAGGGGACGACAAGTTCACTTACGCGCTGCGCCTAAGCAACGGCGAGACGCTGGAGGCGGACGCCGTGCTGCTGGCCGTGCCGAACGGGGAGATCGCTTCGCTACTTTCGCCGCACGATTCGCGGGTCGGCGAACTGGGCCGGACGCCGTACGTCTCCGTGGCAAACGTCATTCTCGGCCTGAAGGCGGAAGACGCCCCCCGGCAGTTGGACGGGTCGGGGTTCGTCGTATCGCGGGCCGAAGGACGCTTCATCACGGCGGCGACCTGGACCTCGGCGAAGTGGCTGCATACGGCGCCGCGCGACAAGCTGCTGATCCGCTCCTATGTCGGCCGTGCGGGGCGCGAGGAATGGCAGCAGATGGACGACGAAGAGATCGTCCGCCGGGTGCGGAGCGACTTGCGCGAGGTGATGGGCCTGACGGCGGAGCCGGAGTTCGCATACGTGACGCGGCTGCCGCAGTCGATGCCGCAGTACCGCGTCGGCCATCTGGGATTGCTGCGCGACGTGCGGGAATCGATGGCTCGCACGCTGCCCGGCGTCTGGATCGCGGGAGCGGGCCTGGAGGGCGTCGGTCTGCCCGACTGCATCCGCCAGGGACGGGATGCGGCGGCGCAGATGGCCAAGCGGGCCGCGGAGGCGCTTCTTGCGTCTCAATAAACCGGGACCGCCCCGGAACGAATGGCGGCGTTCGCCGGCCTGTACGGTCGGCGGGCGCCGCTTCCTTGTTGCGCCGGATGTGGCGCGCCGGGCTGCGGGCCCCCAAGCAGTTGCGCCGTCCCTTGATTATTTGGACAACTTGGAGCAAAATAAGAGGGTGCCCTATATCTTAATATTGAGATTTGCATCAGGAAGGGAGCGGATTCGGGTTGGAACATAATGAAAACAATGCCTTGCAGTTGTTGGTTGTTCTATCCCGCGCGTACCAATGGGTTGCCGCCCACGTGCAGCGTGACGTCCGCGGATACGGCCTGGGCGTCACGGAATTCGGCGTTCTGGAGCTGCTGTATCACAAGGGCAAGCAGCCGCTGCAGCAGATCGGCACGAAAATCTTGATGTCCAGCGGCAATATTACGTATGTCGTCGATAAACTGGTCTCGCGCGGGTGGGTGCGGCGCATTCCGTGCGAGGAGGACCGCCGCGTCAGCTATGCCGAAATTACCGACGAAGGCCGGGCGTTTCTGGAGGAGGTATTTCCGCGGCACCGGGCCGCGATGGAGGAAGTGCTCTCCGGCTTGACGCAGGAGGAGCGCGAGCAGGCGATCGGGCTGTTGAAAAAGCTGGGCAAATTCGCCCAGGACCGCTTCGGCAAATAAAGGAGGAGACGGACATGCAGGCAGCGTTGTACACGCGCGAACAGCAGGGCACGGGGCAATTCGACGGAGGCAAGATCACGGAGCGGAAGCCGGTCGGATTCCCCGGCGAAAAATCAGCGGTCCTGAGGGTCGGCCCCCTGTTCTACTGGTCGTGGGCGTTCGCAAAGGAGGAAGGATACATTCCGCCTCACCCGCATCAGGGCTTCGAGATCGTCACCTACGTCGTCAGCGGCCGTACGGCCCACGGCGATTCCCTGGGCACGCGAAGCGAAGTCGGCGCCGGGGGCGCGCAGGTGATGCAGACGGGGTCCGGCGTCTATCACGAGGAGCGGTTTATCGGCCCGGACATGGAAGCTTTTCAGATCTGGTTCGAGCCGAATTTGCGGGAGACGCTGCTGCATAAGCCGACCTACCGGCAATACGAGCCGGAGGAGTTTCCCGTCCGGCGGGAGCGGGGGTATGCGCTGAAATCGGTGATCGGCGGCGAGGCCCCCATTCGGCTGGTGTCCGATGTCCGGATGTTCGATCTGACGTTGGAGCCGGGAGAGACGTACGAGTTCGCGCTGCCCGCCGGGCGGAGCCTGGCGGCGCTGGCGATTCGCGGCGGAGGCCAATGGACATGGGAGGCGGCCGAGGGAACGGCGGCAGGCATGAAGCCGTTCGGCGAGACGGATTTTATGGTGCTCCAGGGCTCCTCGCTCCGCGAGGAACGAGCGGCCGTCACTGCTTCCGGGCAAGCGCCGTCGAGATTGATTTTGATCGAGGCGCCCACGCACGTGAATTACCCGCTGCTGGCCAAGCATTGACGGCCGCGATGGCGGAAGGTTGCGATTTTCGCTGCCGTCCGATATGCTATCGCTATAGACCTTACATTACGAGCGATGGGTGTGAAGAATCAGATGGCTACGAATTCGAAGCGGCCGATCGACCGATCGGCCGCCGCCTTTGAAGAAGCGAAAACGGTGATTCCCGGCGGAGTGAACAGCCCGGTGCGGGCGTTCAAGTCGGTCGGGCTGACGCCCTACTTCGTCGAGCGGGCGGAAGGCGCGTACGTCTACGATATCGACGGCAATCGCTACCTGGACTATGTGATGTCCTGGGGCCCGCTCATTATGGGACATGCCCATCCGGAGGTCGTCGAGGCGATCAAGCGCACGGCCGAGCTCGGCACCAGCTTCGGCGCCCCGACGCTGATCGAGACAGAGATGGCCAAGCTCGTCGCGGAGCGGGTGCCGTCCATCGAGATCGTCCGCATGGTGAACTCCGGCACGGAAGCGACGATGAGCGCTTTGCGGCTGGCCCGGGGATATACGGGACGCAGCAAAATTTTGAAGTTCGAGGGCTGCTATCACGGCCATGCCGACTCGCTGCTGATCAAGGCGGGTTCCGGCGTGGCGACGCTCGGCCTGCCGGACAGTCCCGGCGTGCCCGAGGGCGTCGCGTCCAATACGATTACGGTCCCGTATAACGATCTCGAAGCGGTCAAGCTCGCCTTCGAGAAATTCGGGGAGCAGATCGCGGGCGTCATCGTCGAGCCGGTAGCGGGCAACATGGGCGTCGTGCCGCCGCTTCCGGGCTTTCTGGAAGGGCTGCGCGAGCTGACGACGCGGTACGGCAGCCTGCTGATCTTCGACGAGGTGATGACCGGCTTCCGCGTCGGCTACCATTGCGCGCAGGGCCGCTTCGGCATTACGCCGGATTTGACGTGCCTCGGCAAAGTCATCGGCGGCGGCCTGCCGGTCGGCGCATACGGCGGCAAGCGGGAGATCATGGAGCATATGGCTCCGAGCGGACCGATCTACCAGGCCGGCACGCTGTCCGGGAACCCGCTCGCGATGGCGGCGGGATTGACAACGCTGAAGCTGGTCGGCCAGCCCGGCGTGTACGAGCGCCTGGAGGCTCTGGGCGCACGCCTCGAAGCGGGCTTCCGCGGCAATGCCGAGCGCAAGGGACTGCCGATGACGATCAACCGCGTCGGCTCCATGGTTTGCCCGTTTTTCACCGGCGAGCGCGTCGTGAACTACGAGACGGCCAAGACCAGCGATTTGTCCAAGTTCAACCGCTATTTCGCGGCGATGCTCGATCTCGGCGTATCGGTGGCGCCTTCCCAGTTCGAAGGCATGTTTATCTCCGCCGCGCACACCGAGGAGGATATCGACCGGACGATCGAAGCGCACGAACAAGCGCTGAAGCTGCTGTAAGCCCGCTGCGGATGGCTCCGTCATGCCGCGCGAACATGGCGGGCAGAAGGGCGGAACCGCCGCGGCGCTAGGGCGGATGTCCTCAGGCGCAAACACGCCGGAGGCATCCGCCTTTCATTTTGTTCACAAATGAGGAACATTTTCATCTTGACATCTGATAATGAGAACTATTATCATCATAATTGTAAATGAAGGGATTAGCGCAATTAGGATTGTGGAGGAAAGAGGGAAAGCCAATGAATCGGTTGTACACGGAGAGCCTCGAGATCGGCTATGGGGATCGCACGATTGTGAAGGATCTCAGCTTGTCAATTCCCGATGGGAAGATTACCGCTCTCGTCGGGGCGAACGGTTCGGGAAAATCGACGATTCTCAAGACGATGGCGCGCATCCTGAAGTCCAAGAGCGGCAACGTCTACCTGGACGGCAAATCGATTCACCGGCAATCGACCAAGGAAGTCGCCAAGCAGTTGGCGATTCTTCCCCAGAACCCGACGGCTCCGGACGGGTTGACGGTGCGCGAGCTGGTCGGTTACGGACGGTTTCCCCATCAAAAAGGGTTCGGCACCGCCTCCAAGGAAGACCGCGAGATGGTCGAATGGGCGATCTCGGTAACCGGCATGTCGGATTTCGCCGAACGGCCGGTCGATCAACTGTCCGGCGGCCAGCGCCAGCGCGCCTGGATCGCGATGGCTCTCGCGCAAGGCACGGACATTTTGTTCCTGGACGAACCGACCACCTTCCTCGATATGGCGCATCAACTGGAAGTGCTCAAGCTGCTTGAGCTTCTCAACAAAGAGCAGAATCGGACCATCGTCATGGTCGTGCACGATCTCAACCACGCTTCGCGTTATGCCCAGCATATGGTCGCGATCAAGCAGGGCACGGTTATCAGCCAAGGGACGCCGGCCGAAGTCATGACGCAGGAAGTGCTCCGCGAGGTGTTCGGGATCGAGGCCGATCTCGTGCCGGACCCGCGCACGGGCGTGCCGCTGTGCCTGCCGTTCGAGCTGGCGCGCGAATCTTACGCGCTGAGCGGGAACCAGCGGCAGAAGCGCCAGCAGGAGACGGAAACGAATCGCGAACCGGTCGCGGCCGGTTTGTAAATATGCGAAAAAAGCGGTTTGGCCTGCTCATGGAGCGGGCCGAACCGCTTTTTTGCGCGTCGGAACGGCAAACGGGGCTGTCTCGCACGGTCGTGAACGAACCTGGAGAGACAGCTTTGTTTGTCGGCTCCGGCACCGTTCCGTTTCCCCGGCCCGGGCGACGGCCTCATTTTCCGATAAAAAATATCGTTAAGGCGGCCGTACCGCCGCTTCCGTGTTGGCTTAGCGATACCGAATATCGCTAACGTCGAGAAATGGGCGTCCAACAACGGGAAACCGCTCCTTTACCGATATTTTATATCGCTAAAGCGGGCAGGGGGCCGCGATTTTTCGGCCATAGCGATAAAAAATATCGCAAACAGCCTGACCCCGGTCTTGCGCTTGCCGCAAAGCAAGCCCATTGGTCCGGCAAGGCGGGCGTCGAGAGAACCGCCGCTTCGGTCAAACGAGGCCGGCCGCCGGATGCGCGGCCCCCGCCAGCCGCCCGAACAGGCGGGAAACGCGCCTGACCGCTCGTTAAAGCGGCAAACGACCGGCTCCTAATCATCGGAGCCGGCCGTTTGCGCGAGTGCGGCGTCACCGGGCCGCTGACGGGGTTGTCAACAGGTTTGTCTCCCCGGCAGGAGCAGGGGTGCCGGGCTTCTCGCTGGCGGCCGCCGCGGGCGAAACCGTTCCTCCGGTCGGCTGTCCGTCCGCGCCGGCTCCCGGCGAGGCCGATCCGCCGCCGGCCGGAGCGGTCGCCGACGGCTTGGCGGTGACGGCCGACGGCGAGGAGGAGGGCTTCGGCGCAGGCGTCGCGGACGGCTTCGGCGAAGCCGAAGCTTTTTTCTTCTTCTCCTGCAGCTCCCGCTGGTAATCGGGGTGGTCGTGGGCGCCGCCGGGATCGATTCTGTCGATGCCGTCCCATACGCGGGTCGCCTGGACTGAATCGGGATCGGCAAATACGAGGAAGCCGGAAGGCAGCCTCCGCTCGCCGTACCGGCTGGACGGGCTGTTCTCGACGACGGCCTTGTCGCCGAACCGAGTCACGAGCACAGAGGAGGCGCCTCCGTCCAGGAAGCCGGCGTTAATCGCGCCTTCGGCCAGCAGCAGATCCTGCACTTCGCGCAAGGTCGCCCCGATGCTGTGCGTCTGCCGGCCGTCGATGACGACCATGATGACGGTGCCGTCGGCCCTTTGGCCGATCGCCGTGCGGGGAGCGCGTCCCCAGCCGCCGTCGCCGACGATCTGCCCTTTGCCGTTGGCGATGATGCGGGGAGCCAGGAAGGATACGGCTTCCTTCACATTCATGCTCTTCAGCTCGTTCAGGCTGTACTTGCCGACAACCAGCGTCCCTTCGGCCGTGAAGCCGACAATAAACTGGGGCGTGTCCGGAGCCGCGTCCGTGTAGATGGCTTCGAAGCCGGACATGATCAGCCCGATCGGGGCGAACCCGTTGCCGAGCCCGTCCGGATCGACGAAGCCGCCGCCGTTGATGCCGGCGACCGCCCCGGTGCGCTCGACCATCGAGCTGATCCGCTCGCCTTCCCCGGGCTTGTTCGGAACCATGACCCGGATCGCGGTCGGATCGTAGACGTACATCTTTTTCCCTTTCCAATACTTGCCCGAGATGTCCTCGACCTTGACCAGCTCGTCCGCGCTGCGCAAAGACCGGTTGTGATGGATGAGGCTCAGGTCCTGCCGTTCGAGGCCGGAACGTTCGATCTCCTCGTTTTTCTTGAGCACCATCTCATCCCGTTTTTTGGCGCCTACGACGATCCAGGCCCATTCCCGGTGCTGCGTCGTGATGACCGTCTCCGCGATCCACATTCGCGCGGCGTAGCCCGGTGAGGTAAAATACATAAAAGTGGACGTGCCGAATACAAGAGCCGCAAACGCAAAAGCGGTTTTCTTCCATATGCTCCAACCGGCCATATGCCGGAGGAGCGCCGACCATATCGCCGATGTCTTACTCAAGCTCGTTCTCTCCCGTTGCGTTTCTATGAAAATGGAACTACGAGCAAAAATATAACATATGAAAAGAACGATGAAAACGGCAGAAGGGGCGAAAGGAGAAGGGAATTTGAAGCGAAAATGGAAACGCAAGGGCAGATGGCTGGAATTCGAATACGAGGGAGAGGCGGGAACCGTTCCGGAATCGCCGCCGCTCGACATGTCCCCGAAGCTGTGGCGCGCGCTGCTGAGGCAAGGAGGGGTGTCCGTCTCGAGGGGACGCCTGTCGCTCCTGCTGTATGACGACGAGGCGCCGCAATTCGAGCCGAGCTGGACCATGCCGGAAATTTTGTACGAAGACGATCTGTGCCTCGTCGCGAACAAGCCGCCCGGCATTCCGGTGCATCCCGCCTATCCGGAGCAGACCGATACGCTGGCCAACCGGATGGCCGGTTATTTGATCGCGGCGGGGGAACCGACCCGCGTCCGGCATATCCACCGTCTTGACGAGCAGACGTCGGGACCGGTGCTGTACGCCAAAAACGACTGGGCGCAAAGCTGGTGGGACGCCCGGCTGCGCGACAAGGAGGTGGACCGCCGCTATGTCGCGGTGGTGGCGGGCGTGCCCCGTCCGCCCCAGGGAACCTGGGACGCGCCGATCGGCCGCGACCGGCATCGGCCCGAACGCCGCCGCGTATCGCCCGGCGGCGATCCCGCCTTGACGCGGTACCGGGTGCTTGAGCGCTACCCGGCCTCCGGCGCGAGCCTGATCGAGCTGAAGCTGGAGACGGGCCGTACGCATCAGATCCGGGTTCACGCCAGCCACGCGGGCCATCCGATCCTCGGGGACGTGTTGTACGGCGGAAGCGCCGACCTGATCCGCAGGCAGGCGCTGCATGGCATTTCCCTCGTCTTTCCGCATCCGTTCGAAGGCGAGATCGCGGTCGAAGCGCCGATTCCCGACGATATCGGCCGCCTCCTGCAAGTTTTGCGCGGGCGCGAGGCGCGGCGTTGAAAAAACAAGCATGCTCCGGCCGGGCCTCCCATATATATTAGGGAACATCGCCAGAAATCCCTAATCCGGATCAAAGTGAAAGGAGGACCCTTTTCGTGAGCGAACAGCCTTCAGGATTGCGGTTCGACATTTACGAACGCGTCCACTTGGACGAAGATATTTCCGGGATCCACGAGCTCGAGGAAATCGAACTCTCGCCCGACATCCAGGTCGAAGTGAAGGACGATCAGGCCGTCGTCCAGGGCAAACTGGTATTGTCCGGCCGGTATTACTCGCAGCGGGAAGCCCGATCCGCCGTGCCGCTGGCGCATGAGATTCCGGTCGAGATTACGCTGCCGTTAAGCCGGGTTCCCTCGCTCGAATCGATCAGCGTCGAGATCGAAAATTTCGACGTCGATCTGGTCACGAATCGAAGCCTGAACGTAACCGGCATCTTGTCCTTGAGCGGAATCGAGCTGACCGATTCGAGACCGCAGGAAACCTGGCAAGAAGAGGAAGTATTGTTCATTCACCAGCCCGATCCGCCGCAGACGTTCCCGCTGCAGCCGGGCCCGCCGTCTTTCCAGCCCGACTCCTCGTTTTCGCCTTACGACGTGCAGCGGGGAGAATCGCAGCCCGCGCCGATCACGCCCTACCAACCGGTCGATCCGTTTGCTCCGTTTGACGCTTCCTCCAGGCCTCCGCAGCCCGTCAATCCGGTCTGGTGGAGTCCGCCTCCGCCTTTTCCGCCGTATGGCGAGGCGCGTGAACCGGAGGCCCAGCCGCTGCCGTACGATCCGCAGCACGCGAACATTAGCGGTTTGGTCTGGCCGTCCGAGGAGCCGCAACCGGCGAACATTAGCGGTTTGGTCTGGCCGTCCGAGGAGCCGCAGCACGCGAACGCCGGCAACTTGAGCTGGACCGCCGAAGAGACCCAGCCGGAAGAGGTTAGGGGCGAAGACGAGGCGGAGCCCGATTGGGAGCTGTCCAGGGAGGAAGCGGACGTCTCGCTCGCGCAGGAGCTTCCCGAGGAGCCGGATGCCGCGGAGGAGCCGGAGCTGTCCGATTCCGAGCCCGAGCCCGCACCCGAACCCGCGTCCGCACCGGCCTCCGCTCCCGCCAGAGAAGAGCCGAAGGTTTATCTTCACCAGCTCCCGGAGAAGCCCAAAACGGAACCCGCCGCCGCCGATCCGGCGCCGAGCCGGGAGCCGGCCCCGTTCCGGGAACGCGAAATCCCGGCGGCTGCGGAACCGGCAGCGGAAGCCGAACCGGAAGTTCCCGTGAAACACGCGATTCCGGGCAGCCGGGAGTTAAAAGCGCTGCTGGCGCGGGCGCCTTCGGCCGACGAGAGAGCCGTACCGCAGCCGGCGCAACCCCCGGTCGGATCGGTCGAATGGAAAAAACTGTTCCTGTCCGGCCGGGAGGAACCGCATCGGTTCCGCAAGCTCCGCCTGTGCATCGTTCAGAAGGAAGACACGCTCGATTCGATCGCCAGTAAATACCAGTTGAAGCCGCAGGAATTGTCGCTGTTCAACCGACTGTCGAGCTCACACGTGGAGGAAGGGCAAATTTTATATATTCCGTGAGCGCGGGCCGGCGGACCCGGAAGCTCGCGGTCAGCCCGTTGGCCTTGCGGCGGCGGGCGTTTTCGTTTTGATCCGGGAAAAACGGGCGCCCGGCGGCAAAAGTTGACGGCAACCGTCCGACAGGCTATGATATAGAATACAAGCAAGCTTGGCGTCAAAGACGAAGATCGGGAAGAGTAGGCGGCGAAACCTGTTGCAGAGAGTCGGGTCGTCACGACACCGCGTGACGCTGCGAGACCCGTCAGGATACCGCGCGCCGAAGGTCGCCCTGGAGTCGCCGGATGGAACGGATGCGAGGATCGGCAGGTCGATCCCCGGCCCTGTACATCGGCCGGTTCGCAGCCGTTATCTGCACGCGAGCGCCGCGCCGCGAACGGCTCCGCCACGGAAGCCGGAGACTGCGCCGCGGAACAAAGGTGGTACCACGGAAGACAGCCTTTCGTCCTTTGCGACGGGGGCTTTTTTGCATTTTTGCGGGAAAACCAGGTTGGAGGTAGTGTCGATGACAGAAAAACAAACGACGGCCGCCATGCCGACGACGTACGATCCGAAGGCGTCCGAAGCGAAATGGTACAAATTTTGGCGGGACAACGGATATTTCGAGGCGGGCAAACGTCCGGACGCGAAGCCGTATACGATCGTCATTCCGCCGCCAAACGTAACGGGCATGCTTCATATCGGGCACGCGCTCGACTTCACGCTGCAGGATATTTTGGTCCGGACGAAGCGGATGCAAGGCTGCGACACGCTGTGGCTGCCGGGCACGGACCACGCCGGCATCGCCACCCAGACGAAGGTCGAGCAGAAGCTGCGCGAGGAGAAAGGCGTCAGCCGCCACGATCTGGGGCGGGAGAAGTTCC carries:
- a CDS encoding RluA family pseudouridine synthase, with protein sequence MKRKWKRKGRWLEFEYEGEAGTVPESPPLDMSPKLWRALLRQGGVSVSRGRLSLLLYDDEAPQFEPSWTMPEILYEDDLCLVANKPPGIPVHPAYPEQTDTLANRMAGYLIAAGEPTRVRHIHRLDEQTSGPVLYAKNDWAQSWWDARLRDKEVDRRYVAVVAGVPRPPQGTWDAPIGRDRHRPERRRVSPGGDPALTRYRVLERYPASGASLIELKLETGRTHQIRVHASHAGHPILGDVLYGGSADLIRRQALHGISLVFPHPFEGEIAVEAPIPDDIGRLLQVLRGREARR
- a CDS encoding LysM peptidoglycan-binding domain-containing protein produces the protein MSEQPSGLRFDIYERVHLDEDISGIHELEEIELSPDIQVEVKDDQAVVQGKLVLSGRYYSQREARSAVPLAHEIPVEITLPLSRVPSLESISVEIENFDVDLVTNRSLNVTGILSLSGIELTDSRPQETWQEEEVLFIHQPDPPQTFPLQPGPPSFQPDSSFSPYDVQRGESQPAPITPYQPVDPFAPFDASSRPPQPVNPVWWSPPPPFPPYGEAREPEAQPLPYDPQHANISGLVWPSEEPQPANISGLVWPSEEPQHANAGNLSWTAEETQPEEVRGEDEAEPDWELSREEADVSLAQELPEEPDAAEEPELSDSEPEPAPEPASAPASAPAREEPKVYLHQLPEKPKTEPAAADPAPSREPAPFREREIPAAAEPAAEAEPEVPVKHAIPGSRELKALLARAPSADERAVPQPAQPPVGSVEWKKLFLSGREEPHRFRKLRLCIVQKEDTLDSIASKYQLKPQELSLFNRLSSSHVEEGQILYIP